In the genome of Limnobaculum zhutongyuii, one region contains:
- the nagK gene encoding N-acetylglucosamine kinase codes for MYYGFDMGGTKTELAVFDADLNQLWQKRVPTPKDDYQALLQVFIDLTSEADQRFNTKGQVGVGIPGIVNAKEGTVFTTNVPAAKYKPLVADLTHCLQRPVKIDNDANCFALSEAWAPEFRQYSTVLGLILGTGVGGGFVVNGRVISGKNGIAGEIGHLNLTSAADKVLTDAVPQIVCGCGKMGCFEGYLAGPGFERIYRSFYQKPLTAVQIIEDYHAGDASAKVHVERYLTVLSIYFGNILTLFDPHLLVIGGGLSQFDEIYRLLPEYLPQYLYGIATLPAIEKARYGDAGGARGAACLNLVD; via the coding sequence ATGTATTATGGTTTTGATATGGGCGGCACAAAGACGGAACTGGCCGTATTTGATGCAGACTTAAATCAACTATGGCAGAAGCGAGTTCCAACGCCTAAAGATGATTATCAGGCTCTGCTACAGGTATTTATCGATCTTACCAGTGAAGCTGACCAACGGTTTAATACCAAAGGGCAGGTAGGGGTAGGTATCCCGGGAATTGTTAATGCCAAAGAAGGAACGGTATTTACCACCAATGTGCCAGCGGCTAAATATAAACCATTGGTAGCTGACTTGACCCATTGTTTACAGCGCCCGGTGAAAATTGACAATGACGCCAACTGTTTTGCACTCTCAGAGGCATGGGCCCCTGAATTTCGTCAATATTCAACGGTACTGGGATTAATTCTGGGTACTGGTGTCGGCGGTGGGTTTGTGGTCAATGGAAGAGTGATCTCCGGTAAGAATGGCATCGCGGGTGAAATAGGGCATTTGAATCTGACCAGCGCCGCCGATAAAGTGCTGACTGATGCGGTACCTCAAATAGTCTGTGGCTGTGGCAAAATGGGGTGTTTTGAAGGCTATCTGGCAGGGCCGGGGTTTGAACGAATCTACCGCAGTTTTTATCAAAAGCCGCTGACCGCGGTGCAAATAATTGAAGATTATCATGCAGGTGATGCATCAGCTAAAGTTCATGTAGAGCGCTATCTCACTGTATTATCGATCTATTTTGGCAACATCCTGACATTATTTGACCCACATTTATTAGTGATTGGTGGCGGGTTGTCACAGTTTGATGAAATCTATCGCCTATTGCCTGAGTATTTGCCTCAATATCTGTATGGTATAGCGACCTTACCGGCTATTGAAAAGGCGCGTTATGGTGACGCCGGTGGAGCAAGGGGAGCGGCCTGTCTTAATTTGGTCGATTAA
- a CDS encoding AAA family ATPase has protein sequence MNWMLSSDKSWRFLQQNFSWVADMSGVMQDPIHHAEGDVSVHTRSVLAALISLSEYQQLPVLQQEVLWSAALLHDVEKRSTTRTDHDGHIVSPGHARKGELTTRQILFKELAAPFAIREMIAALVRYHGLPLWVMEKPDPQKSLFSASLRVDSHLLALLAKADVLGRECADTEELLNRIELFELYCHEQQCWRQARKFPSAEARYRYFSTDNAPPDYQPYGDYQSQVTLLSGLPGMGKDSYIQQYCLGLSVISLDDIRRQHRIAPDDKMANGWVVQQAKQQAREKLRRSENFVWNATNITHQMRQQLINLFVSYNSRVRVVYIEVPYVKWKQQNSARTYAVPDMVMDRMLTKLELPVPEEAHEVIYYIDGRIESVFL, from the coding sequence ATGAACTGGATGTTGAGTAGTGACAAATCGTGGCGGTTCCTGCAGCAAAATTTCTCATGGGTTGCTGATATGAGTGGTGTAATGCAGGACCCGATTCATCATGCTGAAGGGGATGTCTCTGTACATACCCGGAGCGTGCTGGCAGCGCTGATATCCTTATCTGAATATCAGCAGTTGCCGGTGTTGCAGCAGGAAGTTTTGTGGAGTGCCGCGCTGCTTCACGATGTAGAAAAACGCAGTACTACCCGAACCGACCACGATGGTCATATTGTTTCACCAGGACATGCCCGCAAAGGCGAGCTGACTACGCGTCAGATACTGTTTAAGGAGCTGGCTGCTCCCTTTGCTATACGAGAAATGATAGCCGCTTTGGTGCGCTATCACGGATTACCACTATGGGTGATGGAGAAGCCGGATCCACAAAAATCGCTGTTTTCTGCTTCACTGCGGGTAGATAGCCATTTACTGGCTCTGTTGGCCAAAGCGGATGTACTGGGGCGGGAATGCGCTGATACAGAAGAATTACTAAATCGTATTGAACTGTTTGAGCTGTATTGTCATGAACAGCAGTGCTGGCGACAGGCTAGAAAGTTTCCTTCTGCAGAAGCTCGGTATCGTTACTTTTCTACCGATAATGCACCACCGGACTATCAACCTTATGGTGATTATCAAAGTCAGGTAACTTTGCTCTCTGGATTACCGGGAATGGGCAAAGATAGTTATATTCAGCAATATTGCCTGGGATTATCGGTAATTAGTCTGGATGATATTCGCCGCCAGCATCGTATTGCACCTGATGACAAAATGGCAAATGGCTGGGTGGTTCAACAGGCGAAACAACAGGCGAGAGAGAAGTTACGACGCAGCGAAAATTTTGTCTGGAATGCGACCAATATTACCCATCAGATGCGTCAACAGCTGATAAATCTGTTTGTTAGCTATAACTCTCGGGTCAGGGTGGTCTATATAGAAGTACCCTATGTGAAGTGGAAACAGCAGAATAGTGCACGTACATATGCAGTACCCGATATGGTGATGGACCGTATGTTAACTAAACTGGAATTGCCGGTACCTGAAGAGGCCCATGAGGTTATCTATTATATTGATGGTCGAATAGAGTCGGTGTTTTTATAG
- the sodB gene encoding superoxide dismutase [Fe] has product MSFELPALPYAKDALEPHISAETLEYHYGKHHNTYVVNLNNLVKGTEFEGKSLEEIVLKSSGGIFNNAAQVWNHTFYWNCLAPKAGGEPTGVLADAIAKNFGSFAAFKEQLSDSAVKNFGSGWTWLVKKADGKLAIVNTSNAANPMTDGDKPLLTVDVWEHAYYIDYRNARPKYLENFWALVNWEFVAKNLA; this is encoded by the coding sequence ATGTCATTTGAACTACCAGCCCTTCCTTATGCTAAAGATGCCCTGGAACCACACATTTCGGCTGAAACTCTGGAATATCATTACGGTAAACACCACAACACTTACGTTGTTAACCTGAATAACTTAGTAAAAGGTACTGAGTTTGAAGGTAAATCTCTGGAAGAGATCGTTTTGAAATCTTCTGGTGGTATCTTTAATAACGCAGCACAAGTCTGGAACCATACCTTCTACTGGAACTGTCTGGCACCTAAAGCGGGTGGTGAACCAACAGGTGTACTGGCAGACGCTATTGCTAAAAACTTCGGTTCTTTCGCTGCATTTAAAGAACAACTATCTGATTCAGCCGTAAAAAACTTCGGTTCAGGTTGGACATGGCTGGTGAAAAAAGCTGACGGTAAATTAGCTATCGTAAATACCTCCAATGCGGCTAACCCGATGACAGACGGTGATAAACCACTGTTAACCGTAGACGTATGGGAACATGCTTATTACATCGATTACCGTAATGCCCGTCCTAAATATTTAGAAAATTTCTGGGCGCTGGTTAACTGGGAATTCGTTGCTAAGAATCTGGCTTAA
- a CDS encoding RNA ligase family protein, whose product MDMQSRKYGRTYHYPFSPGTTSDDRINHQWWRDIENISNLVHTEKLDGENNCLNKYGVFARSHAAPTQSAWTRQIRQRWQLLKDDLGDIEIFGENLYAIHSIEYHKLEDYFFVFAVRHKDMWLSWEEVGFYAALFDFPRIPQLDIVATTSESEFSHLILQHAGQDSHFESWDTHSHQRCSMEGIVTRNSDAYPVADFSHNVFKYVRKNHVKTDIHWKSNWQRAPLYYERDATGGPK is encoded by the coding sequence ATGGATATGCAATCGAGAAAATATGGCAGAACTTACCATTATCCATTTTCTCCGGGAACCACCAGTGACGATCGTATCAACCATCAGTGGTGGCGTGATATTGAAAACATATCTAATCTGGTACATACCGAGAAATTGGATGGTGAAAATAACTGCCTGAATAAATATGGAGTATTTGCCCGCTCTCATGCCGCACCGACACAATCGGCCTGGACCCGGCAAATTCGCCAACGTTGGCAACTACTCAAAGATGATTTAGGTGATATAGAGATTTTTGGTGAAAATCTGTATGCCATTCATTCCATTGAGTATCACAAGCTGGAAGATTATTTTTTTGTATTTGCCGTACGTCATAAAGATATGTGGTTAAGCTGGGAAGAAGTCGGTTTTTACGCCGCGCTGTTTGATTTTCCGCGTATTCCACAATTAGATATTGTTGCTACAACCAGTGAATCAGAGTTTAGCCACCTGATTCTTCAGCACGCCGGTCAGGATAGTCATTTTGAATCCTGGGATACTCATTCCCATCAACGTTGTTCGATGGAGGGAATCGTTACCCGCAATAGTGATGCTTATCCGGTAGCAGATTTTTCTCATAACGTATTTAAGTACGTACGAAAGAATCACGTTAAAACCGATATTCACTGGAAGAGTAACTGGCAACGAGCACCACTTTATTATGAACGAGATGCAACAGGAGGCCCGAAATGA
- a CDS encoding KTSC domain-containing protein — translation MERRSISSNMIRSIGYDESISTLEIEFNSGAVWNYYDFPLASWYEFDGAESHGKFFHSSIKNNYRESQVG, via the coding sequence ATGGAACGAAGAAGTATTTCATCAAACATGATTCGGAGTATCGGGTACGACGAATCTATTTCTACATTAGAGATTGAATTTAATAGTGGTGCAGTATGGAATTACTATGATTTTCCGCTTGCAAGTTGGTATGAATTTGATGGGGCAGAATCACACGGTAAATTTTTTCATAGCTCCATAAAGAATAATTATCGAGAGTCTCAAGTGGGATAA